The following coding sequences lie in one Kribbella sp. NBC_00709 genomic window:
- a CDS encoding Wzz/FepE/Etk N-terminal domain-containing protein, protein MSAQQLDVKKSWRAIRRHRWIVAAVAAVGLVGGVAAGFLVPPLHTATSLVVLPPAPTTDAEKAAGTQSTDTQVFIAESEPVLKSAGQNLTPPLSTDVVRSRVKVTAVTDDVIKIDAKGTTAGQSMALANAVAGVYLVFVTTDQNLPGDLGKKTGARVLEQATTARGGNMPIHLGIYGLLGALIGAVAGSIGVLAKERGDRRLRLRDEIADAVGLPVLASVSSYQANDVSDWTYLLEHYSPTAVEAWGLRKTLHHLGLDVKGQNAVSLAVISFAGDDKALPLGPQLAALATSIGISTSIVVDSHHEPSGDTTLSIHLIVVDRDDPIVVGSESTSNTIVALSAGTVTAEELARLAVAAAADDRSIDGIVVTDPDPTDRTIGRVSQSMRRSSSRLPTLLTGTARRTK, encoded by the coding sequence GTGAGCGCACAGCAGCTCGACGTCAAGAAGTCTTGGCGAGCCATCCGCAGGCATCGCTGGATCGTGGCAGCCGTGGCGGCGGTGGGCCTGGTCGGCGGTGTCGCAGCCGGGTTCCTGGTGCCGCCCCTGCACACCGCCACGTCGCTGGTGGTGCTACCGCCGGCGCCGACGACCGACGCGGAGAAGGCCGCCGGCACACAGAGCACCGACACACAGGTGTTCATCGCCGAGAGCGAGCCGGTGCTGAAGAGCGCCGGACAGAACCTGACCCCGCCGCTGTCGACCGATGTGGTCCGCAGCCGGGTCAAGGTCACCGCCGTCACCGACGACGTCATCAAGATCGACGCGAAGGGAACGACGGCCGGCCAGTCGATGGCACTCGCGAACGCTGTCGCCGGGGTTTATCTGGTCTTCGTCACCACGGACCAGAACCTGCCCGGCGATCTGGGGAAGAAAACGGGGGCACGGGTGTTGGAGCAGGCGACAACCGCACGCGGTGGAAACATGCCGATTCACCTCGGCATCTACGGCCTGCTGGGCGCCCTGATCGGCGCGGTGGCCGGATCGATCGGCGTACTGGCCAAGGAGCGCGGCGATCGGCGGCTGCGGCTGCGCGACGAGATCGCCGACGCGGTCGGACTGCCGGTCCTGGCCTCGGTCTCGTCGTACCAGGCCAATGACGTGTCCGACTGGACCTATCTGCTCGAGCATTACTCGCCGACAGCGGTCGAGGCATGGGGCCTGCGTAAGACGCTGCACCACCTCGGCCTGGACGTGAAAGGCCAGAACGCGGTCTCGCTGGCGGTCATCTCGTTCGCCGGCGACGACAAGGCGCTGCCCCTCGGCCCGCAGCTCGCCGCGCTGGCCACGTCGATCGGCATCTCCACCTCGATCGTGGTCGACTCGCACCACGAACCGTCCGGTGACACCACACTGAGCATCCACCTGATCGTCGTCGACCGGGACGACCCGATCGTGGTCGGCTCCGAGTCGACCAGCAACACGATCGTGGCGCTGTCGGCCGGCACCGTGACCGCCGAGGAGTTGGCCCGGCTCGCGGTTGCGGCCGCGGCCGACGACCGCTCGATCGACGGCATCGTCGTCACCGATCCGGACCCGACGGATCGCACCATCGGGCGTGTCTCCCAGTCGATGCGCCGGTCGAGCTCGCGACTGCCCACCCTCCTCACCGGCACCGCGAGGAGGACCAAATGA
- a CDS encoding aldo/keto reductase family protein — protein MDFRFLGNSGLKVSEISYGNWLTHGSQVENEQARACVRAALEAGITTFDTADTYANTAAESVLGEALAGERRESLEIFTKVYWPTGPKGPNDTGLSRKHIHESINGSLKRLGTDYVDLYQAHRFDTETPLEETMEAFADVVRQGKALYIGVSEWTAEQLQEGHRLARELRIPFVSNQPQYSMLWRVIEAEVVPASEELGIGQVVFSPIAQGVLTGKYLPGQQPPEGSRATDEKGGATFIKRFLTDDVLTRVQELKPIADEVGLSLSQLAVAWVLQNPNVSSAIVGASRPEQVTENVKASGVKLDDSLLKRIDEALGGIVERDPAKTAQNSPQARVA, from the coding sequence ATGGACTTTCGCTTTCTCGGCAACAGCGGTTTGAAGGTCAGCGAGATCTCGTACGGGAACTGGCTCACGCACGGGTCGCAGGTGGAGAACGAGCAGGCCAGGGCCTGCGTGCGGGCGGCCCTGGAGGCCGGCATCACGACGTTCGACACCGCCGACACCTACGCCAACACGGCGGCCGAGTCGGTGCTCGGCGAGGCGCTGGCGGGTGAGCGGCGCGAGTCGCTGGAGATCTTCACCAAGGTCTACTGGCCGACCGGCCCGAAGGGACCGAACGACACCGGCCTGTCCCGCAAGCACATCCACGAGTCGATCAACGGCTCGCTGAAGCGGCTCGGGACCGACTACGTCGACCTCTACCAGGCGCACCGGTTCGACACCGAGACGCCGCTGGAGGAGACGATGGAGGCGTTCGCCGACGTCGTCCGGCAGGGCAAGGCGCTGTACATCGGCGTGTCGGAGTGGACCGCGGAGCAGCTGCAGGAGGGCCACCGGCTGGCCCGCGAGCTGCGCATCCCGTTCGTCTCGAACCAGCCGCAGTACAGCATGCTGTGGCGGGTGATCGAGGCCGAGGTGGTGCCGGCCTCGGAGGAGCTCGGCATCGGCCAGGTGGTGTTCTCGCCGATCGCGCAGGGCGTGCTCACCGGCAAGTACCTGCCCGGTCAGCAGCCGCCGGAGGGCTCGCGGGCCACCGACGAGAAGGGCGGCGCGACCTTCATCAAGCGGTTCCTGACCGACGATGTGCTGACCCGGGTCCAGGAGCTGAAGCCGATCGCGGACGAGGTCGGCCTGTCGCTGTCCCAGCTGGCGGTCGCCTGGGTGCTGCAGAACCCGAACGTGTCCTCCGCGATCGTCGGCGCCTCCCGCCCCGAGCAGGTCACCGAGAACGTGAAGGCCTCCGGGGTGAAGCTGGACGACAGCCTGCTGAAGCGGATCGACGAGGCGCTCGGCGGCATCGTCGAGCGTGACCCGGCCAAGACCGCGCAGAACTCACCGCAAGCGCGGGTGGCGTGA
- a CDS encoding RNA polymerase sigma factor has protein sequence MTAVLEGSGVARSDAATYVIEAAAGDQGAWSRLVDHYARLVWAVTRSFRLSDSDAADVSQMVWLRLLEHINRVDPERVGAWLVVTTRRECLRVLAFRKRVLLTYEATAFEDVAGDLPELDADLLAGERAHDVRRALESLPDRWQQLLGMLMADPPAPYAEISATIGIPIGSIGPIRGRCLEKLRLLLAS, from the coding sequence GTGACTGCTGTACTGGAAGGATCAGGCGTGGCCCGGTCCGACGCCGCGACCTACGTGATCGAGGCCGCGGCCGGGGACCAAGGGGCCTGGAGCCGTCTGGTCGACCACTATGCGCGGCTCGTCTGGGCCGTGACCCGCAGTTTCCGGCTGAGCGACAGCGACGCCGCTGACGTCTCGCAGATGGTCTGGCTGCGGCTGCTCGAACACATCAACCGGGTCGACCCCGAGCGGGTCGGCGCCTGGCTGGTCGTCACCACCCGCCGCGAATGCCTGCGGGTGCTGGCGTTCCGCAAGCGGGTGCTGCTGACCTACGAGGCGACGGCGTTCGAGGACGTGGCCGGCGACCTGCCCGAGCTGGACGCCGACCTGCTGGCCGGCGAGCGGGCCCACGACGTACGGCGGGCGCTGGAAAGCCTGCCGGACCGCTGGCAGCAACTGCTCGGCATGCTGATGGCCGACCCGCCGGCGCCGTACGCCGAGATCTCCGCGACGATCGGGATCCCGATCGGCAGCATCGGCCCGATCCGCGGCCGCTGCCTGGAGAAACTCAGACTGCTGCTTGCCTCCTGA
- the pspAA gene encoding PspA-associated protein PspAA produces MIVRIMGEGQWRLADEKLDALNTVDGDLEKAVSSGDETAYQSAFGALLDFVRSGEKVPDDELHDSDAILPPSDSSLAEMRELISGDGLIAG; encoded by the coding sequence GTGATCGTTCGCATCATGGGTGAGGGCCAGTGGCGACTGGCCGACGAGAAGCTCGACGCGCTCAACACGGTCGACGGCGACCTGGAGAAGGCCGTGTCGTCCGGTGACGAGACGGCGTACCAGTCCGCCTTCGGCGCCCTGCTGGACTTCGTCCGGTCGGGTGAGAAGGTGCCGGACGACGAGCTGCACGACTCCGACGCCATCCTGCCCCCGTCGGACAGCTCGCTCGCCGAGATGCGTGAACTGATCAGTGGCGACGGCTTGATCGCCGGCTGA
- a CDS encoding right-handed parallel beta-helix repeat-containing protein, translating to MLATGAIVVVAALVAAGLTLRNNDAAQTAGPATSAAPGVSTSPAPPAPTAPPARICANASALSGPATAPAGAVTVSTRQNLNDLTTQNPAGTTFWLSPGVHRLGTAQFAQVIPKDGNVYVGAPGAILDGGKKNRYAFTGYATGVTVKNLTIQNFGAPRTNNDEGVVNHDAGPRWTVQANTIQHNAGAGLMIGDHNVVRGNCLAENGQYGFNAYNPGKVTGITIDHNEIAGNNTDDWENLKGGCGCTGGGKFWEVTGAIVRGNWVHDNHSAGLWADTNNTGFVVEGNYISGNLAEGMIYETSYNAGIRGNTFVRNGLGKGPENKGFPTPALYISESGSDPRAPGVFSQTFEISGNVFTDNWAGVVLWENADRFAGSPANTSTGSGTLVNPSVVTAKTCNAKTILTQPFRSDCRWKTQNVRVHDNIFQLDPDNIGKTCVAGSGCGFNGLFSNWGTFPKWSPYKNATIQDAITFHQGNRYFNNTYSGPWNFIVHEQGNRVNWASWQGAPYGQDSDSVIKVSGER from the coding sequence GTGCTGGCGACCGGTGCGATCGTCGTGGTCGCCGCCCTGGTAGCTGCCGGGCTCACCCTCCGCAACAACGATGCGGCCCAGACGGCGGGCCCCGCCACCTCCGCCGCACCGGGCGTCAGTACGTCGCCCGCACCACCGGCACCGACGGCGCCGCCCGCGAGGATCTGCGCGAACGCGAGCGCGCTGTCCGGCCCGGCCACGGCCCCGGCCGGCGCGGTCACTGTCAGCACCAGGCAGAACCTCAACGACCTCACCACCCAGAACCCGGCCGGCACCACGTTCTGGCTGTCACCGGGCGTCCACCGGCTCGGAACCGCGCAGTTCGCCCAGGTGATCCCGAAGGACGGCAACGTGTACGTCGGGGCGCCCGGCGCGATCCTCGACGGCGGGAAGAAGAACCGGTACGCGTTCACCGGGTACGCCACCGGGGTCACGGTGAAGAACCTGACCATCCAGAACTTCGGTGCACCGCGGACCAACAACGACGAAGGCGTGGTGAACCACGACGCCGGCCCGCGCTGGACGGTGCAGGCCAACACGATCCAGCACAACGCCGGCGCCGGGCTGATGATCGGCGACCACAACGTTGTCCGCGGCAACTGTCTGGCGGAGAACGGCCAGTACGGCTTCAACGCCTACAACCCGGGCAAGGTGACCGGCATCACCATCGACCACAACGAGATCGCCGGCAACAACACCGACGACTGGGAGAACCTCAAGGGCGGCTGCGGCTGCACCGGCGGCGGCAAGTTCTGGGAGGTGACCGGGGCGATCGTGCGCGGCAACTGGGTGCACGACAACCACAGCGCCGGGCTCTGGGCGGACACCAACAACACCGGCTTCGTTGTCGAGGGCAACTACATCTCCGGCAACCTGGCCGAGGGGATGATCTACGAGACCAGCTACAACGCCGGGATCCGCGGCAACACCTTCGTCCGCAACGGCCTCGGCAAAGGGCCGGAGAACAAGGGCTTCCCGACGCCCGCGCTGTACATCTCCGAGTCCGGCAGCGACCCGCGGGCGCCGGGTGTGTTCAGCCAGACCTTCGAGATCAGCGGGAACGTCTTCACCGACAACTGGGCCGGCGTCGTCCTGTGGGAGAACGCGGACCGGTTCGCCGGGTCGCCCGCGAACACCAGCACCGGTTCGGGCACTCTGGTGAACCCGTCGGTCGTGACGGCGAAGACCTGCAACGCGAAGACCATCCTCACCCAGCCGTTCCGCAGCGACTGCCGGTGGAAGACGCAGAACGTGCGGGTGCACGACAACATCTTCCAGCTCGACCCGGACAACATCGGGAAGACCTGTGTGGCCGGCTCCGGCTGTGGGTTCAACGGCCTGTTCTCCAACTGGGGCACGTTCCCGAAGTGGTCGCCGTACAAGAACGCCACCATCCAGGACGCGATCACGTTCCACCAGGGCAACCGGTACTTCAACAACACCTACTCCGGTCCGTGGAACTTCATCGTGCACGAACAGGGCAACCGGGTGAACTGGGCCAGCTGGCAGGGCGCGCCGTACGGGCAGGACTCCGACAGCGTGATCAAAGTGAGCGGAGAGCGGTGA
- a CDS encoding PspA/IM30 family protein: MSIFKRMSTIFKAKANSALDKAEDPRETLDYSYQKQLELLQKVRRGVADVATSRKRVELQASQLQSQSAKLQEQAQKALSMGREDLAREALTRKSGLQGQIDDLTTQHAQLQGEEEKLTLASQRLQAKVESFRTRKETIKATYTAAEAQTRINEAFSGISEEMSDVGLAVQRAEDKTQQMQARAGAIDELLASGALDDASGTVKDNITLELDRMSSGSDVENELAAMKAQLSGGSAPKEISGEAPGAAQPSAQTAQQPVQQPAAEPVRPQDGDVR; this comes from the coding sequence ATGAGCATCTTCAAGCGGATGTCGACGATCTTCAAGGCCAAGGCGAACTCCGCCCTGGACAAGGCCGAGGATCCTCGCGAAACCCTTGACTACTCGTATCAGAAGCAGCTCGAGCTGCTCCAGAAGGTACGGCGGGGCGTGGCCGACGTGGCCACCAGCCGCAAGCGGGTGGAGCTGCAGGCCTCCCAGCTGCAGTCCCAGTCGGCGAAGCTGCAGGAACAGGCCCAGAAGGCGCTCTCGATGGGCCGTGAGGACCTGGCCCGGGAGGCTCTGACCCGCAAGTCCGGGCTGCAGGGCCAGATCGACGACCTGACCACCCAGCACGCCCAGTTGCAGGGTGAGGAGGAGAAGCTGACGCTCGCCTCCCAGCGGCTGCAGGCCAAGGTCGAGTCGTTCCGGACCCGCAAGGAGACCATCAAGGCCACCTACACCGCGGCCGAGGCGCAGACCCGGATCAACGAGGCCTTCTCCGGCATCTCCGAGGAGATGAGCGACGTCGGCCTCGCGGTGCAGCGGGCCGAGGACAAGACCCAGCAGATGCAGGCCCGGGCCGGCGCGATCGACGAGCTGCTCGCCTCCGGCGCGCTCGACGACGCCAGCGGCACGGTCAAGGACAACATCACCCTGGAGCTGGACCGGATGTCGTCCGGCTCCGACGTGGAGAACGAGCTGGCCGCGATGAAGGCCCAGCTTTCCGGAGGCAGTGCGCCGAAGGAGATCTCCGGTGAGGCACCGGGCGCGGCCCAGCCGTCCGCCCAGACCGCCCAGCAGCCAGTGCAGCAGCCGGCCGCCGAGCCGGTGAGACCTCAGGACGGAGATGTTCGGTGA
- a CDS encoding DUF3043 domain-containing protein codes for MFRRSKSETATTVPADPQGKPGGKGRPTPSRKEAEAARKATFKKPRNRKEASAIRRDKVRTERSKMQAAMQTGDDRYLPAADKGPVRRFARDYVDARYSVMEFALPILLVVSLVGVVFSPQFPWLAGLVNLLFLAMILLIGADWFLLTSGLRKSVGIKFPKESTKGIGFYAVRRTMQMRRWRLPKPMVKRGERPH; via the coding sequence GTGTTCCGTCGTTCCAAGTCTGAAACAGCTACCACCGTACCCGCCGACCCCCAGGGCAAGCCGGGAGGCAAGGGCCGCCCGACCCCGAGCCGCAAGGAGGCCGAGGCGGCGCGCAAGGCCACGTTCAAGAAGCCGCGCAACCGCAAGGAGGCCTCGGCCATCCGGCGGGACAAGGTCCGGACCGAGCGGTCCAAGATGCAGGCGGCGATGCAGACCGGCGACGACCGGTACCTGCCGGCCGCCGACAAGGGCCCGGTCCGCCGCTTCGCCCGGGACTACGTCGACGCCCGGTACTCCGTGATGGAGTTCGCGCTGCCGATCCTGCTGGTGGTGTCGCTGGTCGGCGTGGTATTCTCGCCGCAGTTCCCGTGGCTGGCCGGCTTGGTCAACCTGCTCTTCCTGGCGATGATCCTGCTGATCGGGGCGGACTGGTTCCTGCTGACCTCCGGGCTGCGGAAGTCGGTCGGCATCAAGTTCCCGAAGGAGTCCACCAAGGGCATCGGGTTCTACGCGGTCCGGCGGACGATGCAGATGCGCCGCTGGCGGCTGCCCAAGCCGATGGTGAAACGCGGCGAACGGCCTCACTAG
- a CDS encoding sugar transferase: MTEFVMSEGLAEPADLRPAPSGERRRPVWVVPDEVPAVLPRRARFTEARWVAKYRRASLAADLGAGVIGASLALVARFGAQINLGYFVLGVLLPVAWIACVALQRGYETRYFGTGPEEFRSIIRAAVALTAVVAITSYATKSEVARGFVVLAVPTTCLAAMVGRWILHRQISWRRFAGRCMRRVLVVGRNDQVMTLTRHLEERPADGYVVVASCLPRGDVFEDAEFERLGRTEMDILAGVDQFDVEVVAVATDPELAGHQLRKLSWALEQRGVELIVSPGIVEVAGPRISIRPVAGLSLLHLERPSVSGGPHVLKSIFDRVVGCLLLLAVSPILLGAALLVKLTSRGPVLFRQIRVGRGGEQFEMLKFRTMVADAEARKSELHALNEGNGILFKMRDDPRITKVGKYLRRFSIDELPQLVNVLRGDMSLVGPRPPLPAEVAQYAIDDARRMLVKPGLTGLWQVSGRSDLTWEESMRLDLRYADNWSIALDLLILWKTARAVLGSDGAY, translated from the coding sequence GTGACTGAGTTTGTCATGTCCGAAGGTCTTGCGGAACCGGCTGATCTACGGCCGGCGCCGTCGGGGGAGCGTCGTCGGCCGGTCTGGGTCGTTCCGGACGAGGTGCCGGCAGTGCTGCCGCGCCGTGCCCGGTTCACCGAGGCACGCTGGGTGGCGAAGTACCGTCGGGCATCGTTGGCGGCCGACCTCGGCGCCGGGGTGATCGGCGCCTCGCTGGCGCTGGTGGCCCGGTTCGGGGCCCAGATCAACCTTGGCTACTTCGTGCTGGGCGTACTGCTGCCGGTCGCCTGGATCGCGTGTGTGGCCTTGCAACGCGGCTACGAGACCCGGTACTTCGGCACCGGGCCGGAGGAGTTCCGCTCGATCATCCGGGCCGCGGTGGCGCTGACCGCGGTCGTCGCGATCACGTCGTACGCGACCAAGAGCGAGGTCGCTCGAGGTTTCGTCGTACTGGCGGTGCCGACGACCTGTCTCGCGGCGATGGTCGGCCGCTGGATCCTGCACCGGCAGATCTCCTGGCGGCGGTTCGCCGGCCGCTGCATGCGCCGGGTACTCGTTGTCGGACGCAACGACCAGGTGATGACGCTGACGCGGCACCTGGAGGAGCGGCCGGCCGACGGGTACGTCGTGGTGGCGAGCTGTCTGCCGCGCGGCGACGTGTTCGAGGACGCCGAGTTCGAACGGCTGGGCCGGACCGAGATGGACATCCTGGCCGGCGTCGACCAGTTCGACGTCGAGGTGGTCGCGGTGGCCACCGACCCGGAACTGGCCGGGCACCAGCTGCGCAAGCTGTCCTGGGCGCTCGAGCAGCGCGGGGTCGAACTGATCGTCTCGCCGGGCATCGTCGAGGTCGCCGGTCCGCGGATCTCGATCCGCCCGGTCGCCGGCCTGTCGCTGCTGCACCTGGAGCGGCCGTCGGTGAGCGGTGGACCGCACGTGCTGAAGAGCATCTTCGACCGCGTGGTCGGATGCCTGCTGCTGCTCGCGGTGTCGCCGATCCTGCTCGGCGCCGCACTACTGGTGAAGCTCACCAGCCGCGGACCGGTGCTGTTCCGGCAGATCCGCGTGGGCCGGGGCGGCGAGCAGTTCGAGATGCTGAAGTTCCGCACGATGGTGGCCGACGCCGAGGCCCGCAAGTCCGAGCTGCACGCGCTGAACGAAGGCAACGGGATCCTGTTCAAGATGCGGGACGACCCGCGGATCACGAAGGTCGGCAAGTACCTGCGCCGGTTCTCGATCGACGAGCTGCCGCAGCTGGTGAACGTGCTCCGGGGGGACATGTCACTGGTCGGACCGCGGCCGCCGCTACCGGCCGAGGTCGCGCAGTACGCGATCGACGACGCGCGGCGGATGCTCGTGAAGCCAGGCCTGACCGGCCTGTGGCAGGTCAGTGGTCGCAGCGACCTGACCTGGGAGGAGTCGATGCGACTCGACCTGCGGTACGCCGACAACTGGTCGATCGCGCTGGACCTGCTCATTCTCTGGAAAACCGCCCGTGCCGTGCTGGGGAGCGACGGCGCGTACTAG
- a CDS encoding YveK family protein: MSNQPYTEPVVSEPAWADDDGMFDDQPTNAHPPEALVTLRFLRDAIRRHLRIWVIIALVGFLGGLASTYVVPAPSQSATRLLITHRDGEDPTKAMATDVSLATTHTVAQRVIDLLKLPISQDDLLKEYTVVPMTDRVLQITAAGKTSDEATKLASVVAQVFLVYRKEQIALQNAPLQRDFTQAQNDLAVAEQAVRATGDDPAASELKHPNSPEGVRLGAARDQMVYVRQQLLDSQVEALRMNSSRLLDVAAPVPVSAKRALAINAGTGLIAGLFIGLAFVVVRALISDRLWKRQDIALALGARIRLSSPRPSRLQMLPRPRYLRPSQRQQPEVQLMTQHLDQRIFWGEHPTPAMTVVSVDDVKTCALVVASLAMALAEDGKHVLVADLTESGRLAAMLGVTTAGTHESRFSEPGQRVDVHRPEQTAGPAQGCYLHLNDNNRPSASGDIALDSAWEVADVVLSLSTLRPEIGADHLATWASHATVVVTAGLSTTTKIQATGEMLRLAGLEIDTAVVLRPDRTDEGVGIAEAEAGRPLSVDVEMFRR, translated from the coding sequence ATGAGCAACCAGCCGTACACCGAGCCGGTGGTGAGCGAACCGGCCTGGGCCGACGACGACGGGATGTTCGACGACCAGCCGACGAACGCGCATCCGCCGGAGGCGCTGGTCACGCTGCGCTTCCTCCGCGACGCCATCCGCCGGCATCTGCGGATCTGGGTCATCATCGCGCTGGTCGGCTTCCTGGGCGGGCTCGCGTCCACCTACGTGGTACCGGCGCCGAGTCAGTCGGCGACCCGGTTGCTGATCACCCACCGGGACGGCGAGGACCCGACCAAGGCGATGGCCACGGACGTCAGCCTGGCGACCACTCACACCGTGGCGCAGCGCGTGATCGACCTGCTCAAGCTGCCGATCAGCCAGGACGACCTGCTCAAGGAATACACCGTGGTCCCGATGACGGACCGGGTGCTCCAGATCACCGCGGCGGGGAAGACCAGCGACGAGGCGACCAAGCTGGCCAGCGTCGTCGCGCAGGTCTTCCTGGTCTACCGCAAAGAGCAGATCGCCTTGCAGAACGCGCCGCTGCAGCGCGACTTCACCCAGGCCCAGAACGACCTGGCCGTGGCGGAGCAGGCGGTCCGGGCCACCGGCGACGACCCGGCCGCGAGCGAGCTGAAGCACCCGAACAGCCCCGAAGGGGTCCGGCTCGGCGCAGCCCGCGACCAGATGGTCTACGTCCGCCAGCAGTTGCTCGACTCGCAGGTCGAGGCGTTGCGGATGAACAGCAGCCGGCTTCTCGACGTGGCCGCACCGGTACCGGTCTCGGCCAAGCGCGCGCTCGCGATCAACGCCGGCACCGGCCTGATCGCAGGGTTGTTCATCGGCCTCGCGTTCGTCGTCGTCCGCGCACTGATCTCGGACCGGCTGTGGAAGCGCCAGGACATCGCCCTGGCCCTGGGCGCACGGATCCGGCTGAGCAGCCCGCGCCCCTCGCGCCTGCAAATGCTGCCGCGTCCGCGCTACCTCCGTCCGTCGCAGCGCCAGCAGCCGGAAGTGCAGCTGATGACGCAGCACCTCGACCAGCGCATCTTCTGGGGTGAGCACCCCACGCCGGCGATGACCGTGGTCAGCGTCGACGACGTCAAGACCTGTGCGCTCGTGGTGGCGTCACTGGCGATGGCGCTGGCCGAGGACGGCAAGCACGTCCTGGTGGCCGACCTGACCGAGTCCGGCCGGCTCGCAGCCATGCTCGGGGTGACGACTGCCGGCACGCACGAGTCCCGGTTCAGTGAGCCCGGCCAGCGCGTCGACGTCCACCGCCCCGAGCAGACCGCCGGCCCGGCGCAGGGCTGCTACCTGCACCTCAACGACAACAACCGGCCGTCCGCCTCCGGTGACATCGCACTCGACTCGGCCTGGGAGGTCGCCGACGTCGTACTCAGTCTCAGCACCTTGAGGCCGGAGATCGGCGCGGATCATCTGGCCACGTGGGCGTCCCACGCCACCGTCGTGGTCACCGCGGGGCTGTCGACCACCACCAAGATCCAGGCCACCGGCGAGATGCTGCGGCTGGCCGGGCTGGAGATCGACACCGCCGTGGTACTGCGTCCGGACCGCACCGACGAAGGGGTCGGCATCGCCGAGGCGGAGGCAGGCCGGCCGCTGAGCGTGGATGTCGAGATGTTCCGCCGATGA
- a CDS encoding glycosyltransferase — MKILLVHNRYRSTAPSGENRVVDQESAALAALGHDVRHFERHSDDIESWPAWQKATLPGRVVWNPASRRDLAAALAEDRPDVVHVHNTFPLLSPSVLYACRTAGVPVVITLHNYKLLCASGDFFRNGEVCHDCAGGNPAAAVAHRCYRGSALATSTTVLNARGHRRSWRRLVSAYIFISESQRRLLGAMDFDPDRSFVKPNAVPYDGPVGGPRQRQVTYVGRLDAAKGAPLLMKGWDAYRAVAGDDALRLVIAGSGPMLDEVTAWAATRPSVDLRGLMNKQQVFELIGRSRGVVLPSEWEETFGLVVVEAMAVGVPPLASAHGSFPELISDGVDGALFEPGRPDALAKLLLDVDASPARYDELGRQARTTYETKHRPEQSIEQLLEIYRYAIEHPVTAHR, encoded by the coding sequence ATGAAGATCCTGCTGGTACACAACAGATACCGGTCGACCGCACCGAGCGGCGAGAACCGGGTGGTCGATCAGGAGAGTGCGGCACTGGCCGCACTCGGACACGACGTCCGGCACTTCGAGCGACACAGCGACGACATCGAGAGCTGGCCCGCCTGGCAGAAGGCGACGCTGCCCGGCCGGGTCGTCTGGAACCCGGCCAGCAGGCGCGACCTCGCGGCAGCGCTGGCCGAAGACCGGCCCGATGTCGTCCATGTCCACAACACATTCCCGCTGCTGAGCCCGTCGGTGCTGTACGCGTGCCGCACCGCCGGCGTACCCGTCGTGATCACCCTGCACAACTACAAGCTGCTCTGCGCCAGCGGTGACTTCTTCCGCAACGGCGAGGTGTGCCACGACTGCGCCGGCGGCAATCCGGCCGCCGCGGTCGCCCACCGCTGCTACCGCGGTTCCGCGCTGGCAACGTCGACCACGGTCCTGAACGCCCGCGGTCATCGCCGCAGCTGGCGCCGCCTCGTGTCGGCGTACATCTTCATCTCCGAGTCCCAGCGTCGTCTGCTCGGTGCGATGGACTTCGATCCGGACCGGTCGTTCGTGAAGCCCAACGCCGTTCCGTACGACGGCCCCGTCGGCGGACCGCGGCAACGGCAGGTGACGTACGTGGGCCGGCTGGACGCGGCCAAGGGCGCTCCGCTGCTGATGAAGGGCTGGGACGCCTATCGCGCCGTCGCCGGCGACGACGCGCTGCGGCTCGTGATCGCGGGCAGCGGGCCGATGCTGGACGAGGTGACCGCCTGGGCAGCCACCCGGCCGTCGGTCGATCTCCGGGGCCTGATGAACAAGCAACAGGTCTTCGAGCTGATCGGCCGGTCCCGGGGCGTGGTGCTGCCCTCGGAGTGGGAGGAAACGTTCGGTCTGGTGGTCGTCGAGGCGATGGCAGTCGGCGTACCGCCGCTGGCCTCGGCCCACGGGTCGTTCCCTGAACTGATCTCGGACGGCGTCGACGGCGCCCTGTTCGAGCCGGGCCGCCCGGACGCCCTGGCGAAGCTGCTGCTCGACGTGGACGCATCCCCCGCGCGCTACGACGAGCTCGGCCGGCAGGCGCGGACGACGTACGAGACGAAGCACCGGCCGGAGCAGAGCATCGAGCAACTGCTCGAGATCTACCGGTACGCGATCGAACATCCAGTCACCGCTCACCGCTGA